AACCCATGACGGGACAGAGCTTTCAGTTGTTCCAGCGACAGTTCCGGGCTGACGGTGAAACCCGCAAGGCCCAATTCGGCAAGAAAACGAGCCGCCTGACCGTTAAACACCCACAAAGGGTAATCCGCGCGGGCCTCAACGCCTTCGATTTGCTGAAGCAACCCTAAATAGCCCAGGTTCGCCAGAAGAAACCGCCTCGCCCCTGCAGCATGCCAGCGCCGGATGATGTTTTCCACAGCCGAACGCTGATCCGGTCGATACAGGCGCGGGAGCGCCACGACAGCCGTTACGCCCGCCTCTCGGCAGCGTTGCATGGCCGCTGGCTCGTCGCCGGAACGGAAGGGGTTCCCGTGACGGTACCCTTCGACGCTCAACATCACCTCATCCACACCGGCAGACAAAGCAGCCTCTAATGCCGCCATACCTTCCAAGGCAACGGTCAGCAGCGGCGTAGCCGGAGGATTCCTCGTCTCGGAAGCCTTCCGGCCGGCCGGGTGACCACTCAGCCCCAGTTCCCCCAGCGCCTGCCGCCAGCCCACCTGTTCGATGGGCCTTCTCTCCGTCCCGGCGCTCCGCAGTGTCTCCAACGCCTCAATCGCCTGGCGGCGGGCTTCGTTCAACTGGCTCAAAGGAACCATCGCCTTGCCGTCGCCTTCGAGCGTCACGCCGTCAAGGCGAAAGGGTGTATTGCCCAAACGACCCAACTGCTCATGAAGCACCGCTTCCGTCAAGGGGCGCTTCAGCGCCGCCTGGGCCGCATCAGCCGTGATCCCCCGTCCCCTGCGACCCTCGTCGTCCCAAAATTCGACGGTCACCGGTTCCCCCACGTGGGCACGCACATGGGCGGTCAGCGGGAACCGGCGTTCGTCCCCCGGGCGCTGGTAGGACTCGCGGGCTCGCGCCTCAAGCGCCTCATCATGAATCTTGAAGATCCGATCGCCCGGGCGCAGGTGTCCGCGCCACTCGACAAAGGCCGCTTCACCGGGAAGCGCCTGTTCCCGCGTCTCGCCGCCCACGCGGAGGCGCTGCACCGTCACCGTTGTCCGGCCGCCCCGGGTCACCCAGGCCTCAATCTCGTCACCGATGCCAAGCGGCTCCACCAGGTCGACGGAAACCTCACCCTTCCGTGGATCAACGCTTGCCAGGCGCCCCAAAAAGAGACCCCGGTGATTGGGCCGCTTGTAGCTCATCAGTTCTCTGCCAGGGTTCCCTCGCAGATAGGCGGACGAAAAATCGCGGTTGAAGATCTGCCGCAGCGCCCGTTCCGCTTCATCATGGCTCCGACGCCCTTTTGCTTCTCTCTGGCTTCGCCCAGCGTCATGGGTCGACCTTTCTTCCGCCGCGCCTTTTGCCGCCTGGTCTGGCTGCGTCTCCCCGTCGAGCGAACACCTGTCCAAGGCCTCCCGGTACTGCCGGACGACGGTGGCCACATACTCCGGTCGCTTCATGCGGCCTTCGATCTTTAACGAGCGCACACCCGCCCGGATCAGGTCCGGCAGCAGTTCCAGGGTCATAATGTCACGAGGGCTCAACAGGTGTTGCCCCACCTTTTGCCGGTCCACCAGTTCCCGCCCGGCGCCGTCGACAAGACCGTAGCCGAGACGGCAAGGCTGGGCGCAGCGACCCCGGTTCCCGCTGCGGCCGCCAATCAGACTGGACATGAGACACTGGCCTGAATAGCCGATGCAAAGGGCGCCATGGACGAAGACCTCCACCTCGGCGCCCGACTCCCCCGCCACCTGGGCGATCTCTGGCAATGTGAGTTCCCGCGCCAGGACAACTCGCTTTACTCCTTGCGCTGCCAGGAGGCGCGCGCCTTCCACATTGCTGACGGTCATCTGGGTGCTGGCATGAATCTCCCATTCGGGCAAGAGCTGACGAATCAGGCGAAGAGCCCCCAGGTCCTGCACAATGACAGCATCGACGCCGGTTTCATAGAGTTCCCGAATGTAGCCGGGTAAGTCAGCCAATTCCCCATCGTCAAGCAGCGTGTTGACGGTCACATAGATCGGCACATTGCGCCGGTGACTATAGGCGACAGCCTCTTGTAGCTCTTCCTGATCAAAATTCGACGCATATTGGCGCGCGCCAAAACGCTTGCCGCCAAGATAAACGGCGTCGGCGCCGTTTTCCACGGCGGCCCGCAGCGCCTCCATCGAGCCAGCCGGCGCTAATAACTCCGGTAATTGCTTCAACGGGAAACCTCCACATCGTTTCTCTTCCTACTAGTATAACCTGTCAGAGATGAATGCGGGACAAAAAGCTCCCTTTCACTGGCAGGTTAAACAGAAACCTTGGTCACGAAGCGCGGCACTCGTTGATCTTTTGACGAGCGAACAGCGACTGAACGGTCTGCTAAGCTCCGTGAAACGCCAGCGAAAGTCAAACAGGCATACGGAAAGTTAAAAATTTCAATAATGATTATTGCTATCATTGAAGTTTAGCTTTTATTCGAATATAATTGTTATTGTGAGAACAAGACTCTGAAATTCCCCACTGATCACAAAGGGCACGCAAATCGTGTCCACCGAGCGGTTGCAACTCCCGGCACAGACACCGACAGCATCGCCGCACAAAAACAGATTCAAAGGAGGTTGTCTGGATGGACGTCGTTCTGTTATCGCGGATTCAGTTTGCTGTCACGGCGGGGTTTCATTTCATCTTCCCCCCGCTGACCATCGGCCTTTCTTGGCTGATCGTCCTCATGCAGACCCGCTACCTGCAAACTGGAGAGGAATTGTACCAGCGCATGACCCGCTTCTGGCTTAAAATCTTTGCCATCACCTTTGTCGTCGGCGTGGCTACGGGCATCACCATGGAGTTTCAATTCGGCACCAACTGGTCTGAATACTCCCGTTTCGTAGGGGACATCTTCGGCGGACCCCTTGCCGCAGAAGCACTCTTTGCGTTTTTTCTGGAATCGGCCTTTATGGGCATCTTAATCTGGGGCGCTGACCGGGTCTCGAAAAAAGTCTACTGGTTCTCCTCTCTGATGGTCGCCGTCGGTTCCACCCTTTCGGCCCTCTGGATCATCATCGCCAACTCGTGGCAGCAGACGCCGGCCGGATACCACATCGTCAACGGCCGCGCCGAACTGGTCGACGTGAAGGCGGCCCTCT
The nucleotide sequence above comes from Heliomicrobium gestii. Encoded proteins:
- a CDS encoding DUF3656 domain-containing U32 family peptidase, translating into MKQLPELLAPAGSMEALRAAVENGADAVYLGGKRFGARQYASNFDQEELQEAVAYSHRRNVPIYVTVNTLLDDGELADLPGYIRELYETGVDAVIVQDLGALRLIRQLLPEWEIHASTQMTVSNVEGARLLAAQGVKRVVLARELTLPEIAQVAGESGAEVEVFVHGALCIGYSGQCLMSSLIGGRSGNRGRCAQPCRLGYGLVDGAGRELVDRQKVGQHLLSPRDIMTLELLPDLIRAGVRSLKIEGRMKRPEYVATVVRQYREALDRCSLDGETQPDQAAKGAAEERSTHDAGRSQREAKGRRSHDEAERALRQIFNRDFSSAYLRGNPGRELMSYKRPNHRGLFLGRLASVDPRKGEVSVDLVEPLGIGDEIEAWVTRGGRTTVTVQRLRVGGETREQALPGEAAFVEWRGHLRPGDRIFKIHDEALEARARESYQRPGDERRFPLTAHVRAHVGEPVTVEFWDDEGRRGRGITADAAQAALKRPLTEAVLHEQLGRLGNTPFRLDGVTLEGDGKAMVPLSQLNEARRQAIEALETLRSAGTERRPIEQVGWRQALGELGLSGHPAGRKASETRNPPATPLLTVALEGMAALEAALSAGVDEVMLSVEGYRHGNPFRSGDEPAAMQRCREAGVTAVVALPRLYRPDQRSAVENIIRRWHAAGARRFLLANLGYLGLLQQIEGVEARADYPLWVFNGQAARFLAELGLAGFTVSPELSLEQLKALSRHGLHRADSHPSHAEIVVHGSLPMMVSEYCATGALLGGRTLEKPCDNACSRHRELYLLDRLNFRFPLYTDAFCRMHVMNPKDLALLEHMPELMTLGFTRLRVEGRTENAAWLKAVLPLYRKAIQAAASGRWDENRVAGWRAELEKVHPAGYTKGHLFRGVE